Proteins from a single region of Hermetia illucens chromosome 3, iHerIll2.2.curated.20191125, whole genome shotgun sequence:
- the LOC119651634 gene encoding mitochondrial 2-oxodicarboxylate carrier-like has product MSLLHSLVSLFKETLLSAPVNYTSSILELLVMQPLDTIKTRIQLTPPWHRPGGIIFYTRKIYKEEGILSFWKGLTPGIIVSIPRRAARNISYDKCVSLFTFDEDGPDYTTYALSGFVAGVLDAVIINPFEVVKIVQQLDESSLKMAPKLSKVVNEIYKSEGPGGFFKGTHVSLIRGGLFNMIFYGIYEALQQIQPIRDTEPELLRQAKIAMKTGVIVTLVVYPLDLVKSYAQSNWDGYSCCPKQFRRYSIGDIFRHIVRMQGFWAIYNGLLARLLRAPLGAAMVLLSYENLYEYLEREA; this is encoded by the exons ATGTCTCTGCTGCATTCGCTAGTATCCCTTTTCAAAGAGACCTTATTGTCAGCCCCCGTTAACTACACCAGTAGTATACTGGAATTACTTGTCATGCAACCCTTGGACACAATCAAAACTCGAATACAACTGACGCCTCCTTGGCATAGACCAGGTGGAATCATCTTTTATACTCGAAAAATCTATAAAGAAGAAGGTATTCTCAGCTTTTGGAAAGGGCTTACCCCAGGAATTATTGTGAGCATACCAAGACGAGCTGCCAGGAATATATCATATGATAAGTGTGTATCGTTATTCACCTTCGATGAGGATGGGCCGGACTATACT ACATACGCATTGTCAGGGTTCGTAGCAGGAGTGCTGGACGCAGTTATAATAAACCCCTTCGAAGTTGTCAAAATAGTCCAGCAACTCGATGAATCTAGTCTAAAAATGGCACCAAAGCTAAGTAAAGTAGTTAACGAAATCTACAAATCAGAAGGTCCTGGAGGATTTTTCAAAGGAACACATGTCTCACTGATCCGTGGAGGTCTCTTTAATATGATTTTTTATGGAATCTATGAAGCTTTACAACAAATACAGCCTATAAGGGATACCGAACCTGAGCTTCTACGTCAAGCGAAAATAGCCATGAAAACAGGTGTTATTGTTACGCTGGTGGTATACCCTCTCGATTTAGTGAAATCTTATGCTCAAAGCAACTGGGATGGCTATTCGTGTTGTCCAAAACAGTTTCGCAGATACTCAATTGGTGACATATTTAGACACATTGTTAGAATGCAGGGTTTTTGGGCAATCTACAATGGCCTTTTAGCCCGTTTACTACGAGCTCCTTTAGGGGCAGCTATGGTATTGCTGTCATATGAAAATTTATATGAGTATCTGGAAAGAGAGGCTTAA